One window of the Ureibacillus sp. FSL W7-1570 genome contains the following:
- a CDS encoding thioesterase family protein, translating into MQNRKLVIQMELPIQAYDIDAMGIVSNLVYVRWFEDLRMEFLNATYSLTEMMKSNITPILMRTEVDYRKPLTIFDKPIGRCWLVESGNSSWEMAFEIKSGDKLYCKGIQKGCFFDLEKKKVTRIPQQLISAIDRLIEP; encoded by the coding sequence ATGCAAAATCGCAAGCTGGTCATTCAAATGGAATTGCCAATACAAGCTTATGATATTGATGCAATGGGAATTGTGAGTAATCTTGTGTACGTGCGGTGGTTTGAAGATTTACGAATGGAATTTTTAAATGCGACGTATTCCTTGACAGAAATGATGAAATCGAACATTACACCGATTTTGATGCGCACGGAAGTCGACTACCGCAAACCGCTCACGATTTTTGATAAACCAATCGGGCGATGCTGGTTGGTTGAATCGGGGAATTCCAGCTGGGAGATGGCATTTGAAATCAAGAGCGGGGACAAGCTGTACTGCAAAGGCATACAGAAAGGCTGCTTCTTTGATTTAGAAAAGAAAAAAGTAACGCGCATACCTCAGCAATTAATCTCAGCCATCGATCGCCTTATTGAACCGTAA
- a CDS encoding ATP-binding cassette domain-containing protein produces the protein MNSNHKLLEVKNLSQYFGSPSNPIKAVDGISFHIFEGETLGLVGESGSGKSTTGRSIIGLYDITGGEVIFKGKNIHQVKSKKEQKQLKREMQMIFQDPYASLNPRMTAGEIISEGFDIHGLYRNKSERQAKIISLLEAVGLNREHMTRYPHEFSGGQRQRIGIARALSLDPSFIIADEPISALDVSIQAQVVNLLKELQEERNLTYLFIAHDLSMVKYISDRIAVMYRGKIVELGDADEIYHHPIHPYTKSLLSAVPLPDPILERKRKRIPYVHEETPDTAKMHEPLPNHFVYGTDEQVNKWVHQAQL, from the coding sequence GTGAATAGCAATCATAAATTATTGGAAGTAAAAAATTTGTCTCAATATTTCGGCTCTCCTTCCAATCCTATCAAAGCGGTGGACGGAATCAGTTTTCATATTTTTGAAGGGGAAACGTTGGGCCTTGTGGGTGAATCCGGTTCCGGCAAATCGACGACAGGCCGTTCCATTATCGGTCTTTATGACATAACGGGCGGCGAAGTGATTTTCAAAGGAAAAAATATTCATCAAGTCAAATCAAAAAAAGAGCAGAAGCAATTAAAACGGGAAATGCAAATGATTTTCCAAGATCCATATGCATCATTGAACCCGCGGATGACAGCTGGTGAAATCATCAGTGAAGGATTTGATATCCACGGCCTGTATAGAAATAAGAGCGAACGCCAAGCAAAAATCATCTCGTTGTTGGAAGCGGTCGGTTTAAATCGTGAACATATGACACGGTATCCCCATGAATTTTCCGGCGGCCAAAGACAACGGATCGGGATTGCCAGAGCGTTAAGTTTGGATCCAAGCTTCATTATCGCCGATGAGCCGATTTCCGCATTGGACGTTTCCATTCAGGCGCAAGTGGTCAATCTCTTAAAAGAGCTTCAGGAAGAACGGAATTTAACATACTTATTCATTGCCCATGATTTATCAATGGTCAAATATATCAGCGACCGGATTGCGGTGATGTATCGCGGAAAAATTGTGGAGTTGGGAGATGCGGACGAAATTTATCATCATCCGATCCATCCGTATACAAAATCATTATTATCCGCCGTTCCCCTTCCAGATCCGATTTTGGAGAGAAAGCGGAAACGAATTCCTTATGTACACGAAGAAACGCCGGATACGGCAAAAATGCATGAACCATTGCCAAATCACTTCGTCTACGGTACGGACGAACAAGTGAATAAATGGGTACACCAGGCGCAACTGTAA
- a CDS encoding ABC transporter permease, which produces MLKYIIKRIIHILIALFIIITATFFLMKAAPGNPFASERNFPPEIEANLKAKYGLDNPWYIQYKDYLVNTLTFDFGESMKYKNRSTNDIIADGFPVSLSLGLEAMFLAVGIGVLLGIIAALYHNKFIDYFATTIAVLGISIPSFVMAGLMQYFISLKLGLFPVAGWNGFKYSVLPALAIALTHAGYIAKLVRSSMLEENNSEYVKLARAKGLGKWTITFKHTLRNALMPVITYLGPLTAGVVTGSFVIEQIFAIPGLGRHFVQSITNRDYTVIMGTTVFYAIILMFAVLLVDILYTFIDPRIKLKGGAKK; this is translated from the coding sequence TTGCTGAAGTACATTATCAAAAGAATCATTCATATTTTGATTGCGTTATTTATCATCATCACCGCAACCTTTTTCTTGATGAAGGCGGCACCTGGTAATCCTTTTGCAAGTGAAAGGAATTTTCCGCCTGAAATCGAAGCCAATTTAAAAGCGAAATATGGACTCGATAATCCTTGGTATATCCAATATAAGGATTATTTGGTCAATACCCTTACATTTGATTTTGGAGAGTCCATGAAATATAAAAACCGCTCCACAAACGATATCATTGCGGACGGATTCCCTGTATCGTTATCCCTTGGACTTGAAGCCATGTTTTTAGCGGTTGGAATAGGCGTTTTGCTTGGTATCATTGCAGCCCTTTACCACAACAAATTTATTGATTATTTTGCAACGACCATCGCGGTTTTGGGCATTTCAATCCCCTCATTCGTTATGGCCGGATTAATGCAATACTTCATCTCTTTAAAATTGGGCCTATTCCCTGTTGCCGGGTGGAACGGCTTTAAATATTCAGTTCTGCCAGCGTTGGCGATCGCTTTGACACATGCGGGGTATATCGCAAAATTGGTCCGTTCCAGCATGTTGGAAGAAAACAATAGCGAATATGTGAAGTTGGCCCGTGCCAAAGGGCTTGGCAAATGGACAATCACCTTTAAGCATACATTGCGCAATGCGTTAATGCCTGTTATTACCTATTTAGGGCCTTTGACAGCCGGTGTTGTAACAGGAAGCTTTGTCATTGAACAAATTTTTGCCATTCCTGGTTTGGGCAGACATTTCGTTCAAAGCATCACAAACCGTGATTATACCGTAATCATGGGAACAACTGTATTCTATGCAATTATTTTAATGTTCGCCGTGTTATTAGTGGACATCTTATACACTTTCATTGACCCGCGCATTAAGTTGAAAGGAGGAGCAAAGAAATAA
- a CDS encoding peptide ABC transporter substrate-binding protein, whose translation MKKKKYWLLLAALFALTLVLGACSGDKKDEGKESSGKKEINLVIASEPPSLHPGLATDSTSGAILDNVFEGLTTRKDGEIVNAVAEDITISDDQLTYTFKLRDAKWSNGDPVTAQDFEYAWKWALNPENVSEYASILYPIKNAEAYNKGEATADEVGIKAEDDKTLVVTLEQPTPYFLELTAFKTYYPVNKNVAEKNPKWYTEAGEDYVTNGPFMLDSWNHDKDITLKKNPNYWDADKVALDQVNITMVESEQTASTMFDNDEIDFLGSPFQTVALDAIDQYKSEGILNIEDYAAIYVYKFNTTDEILKNKNIRRALALAIDRQSLIKNITKGEQKPALGMVPVAIQGFEEDRGYIKDNDVEEAKKALEQGMKELGISKPEDINITISFNTSEAHASIAQFIQENWRKNLGINATLDNSEWQVYLDKLTKLDYQVGRLGWIADYNDAYTFLEQYDSADNGNNDTGWENPEYTKLLREANKQTDEEKRFEMLKQAEAIIMEEMPVAPIYYYTSLYVSKDHVKNMKPDKLGNIYLKYVDIEN comes from the coding sequence ATGAAAAAGAAGAAGTATTGGCTCTTATTAGCAGCACTTTTCGCACTGACATTGGTGCTGGGTGCCTGCAGCGGCGACAAAAAAGACGAAGGAAAGGAATCTTCCGGAAAAAAAGAAATTAATTTAGTCATTGCTTCCGAGCCTCCTTCCTTACATCCGGGACTTGCGACAGACTCAACTTCCGGTGCGATTTTGGACAACGTATTTGAAGGTTTGACAACCCGTAAAGATGGGGAAATCGTGAATGCAGTGGCAGAAGACATTACAATCAGCGATGACCAATTGACTTACACATTCAAATTGCGCGATGCAAAATGGTCAAACGGCGATCCTGTAACAGCACAAGATTTTGAATACGCTTGGAAATGGGCATTAAATCCTGAAAACGTTTCCGAATACGCTTCCATCCTTTACCCGATCAAAAACGCAGAGGCATACAATAAAGGTGAAGCGACTGCTGATGAAGTCGGAATCAAAGCGGAAGACGACAAAACATTGGTTGTCACATTGGAACAACCGACACCTTATTTCTTGGAATTGACGGCATTCAAAACATACTATCCGGTTAATAAAAATGTAGCCGAGAAAAACCCTAAATGGTACACAGAAGCAGGAGAAGATTATGTAACAAACGGTCCATTCATGCTGGATTCATGGAATCACGACAAAGACATTACATTAAAGAAAAATCCGAATTACTGGGATGCTGACAAAGTGGCTCTTGATCAAGTCAACATTACAATGGTTGAATCTGAACAAACAGCTTCAACAATGTTCGATAATGATGAAATCGATTTCTTGGGATCTCCATTCCAAACAGTGGCATTGGATGCGATTGACCAATACAAATCAGAAGGCATTTTAAATATCGAAGACTACGCAGCCATTTACGTGTACAAATTCAATACAACAGATGAAATCCTTAAAAACAAAAATATCCGCAGAGCTTTGGCACTTGCAATTGACCGTCAATCATTGATCAAAAACATTACAAAAGGGGAACAAAAACCTGCGTTAGGTATGGTTCCTGTAGCGATTCAAGGTTTTGAAGAAGATCGCGGCTACATCAAGGACAATGATGTGGAAGAAGCGAAAAAAGCCCTTGAACAAGGTATGAAAGAGCTAGGAATCAGCAAACCGGAAGATATCAACATCACAATTTCATTTAATACGAGTGAAGCCCATGCATCCATTGCCCAATTCATTCAAGAAAATTGGCGCAAAAACTTGGGCATCAATGCAACACTTGACAACTCCGAGTGGCAAGTTTACTTGGACAAACTGACAAAATTGGATTACCAAGTTGGCCGTTTGGGTTGGATTGCAGACTACAACGATGCTTACACATTCTTAGAGCAATATGATTCTGCTGATAACGGCAACAACGATACAGGTTGGGAAAATCCAGAATACACAAAACTTTTAAGAGAAGCGAACAAACAAACGGATGAAGAAAAACGTTTTGAAATGTTAAAACAAGCGGAAGCAATCATCATGGAAGAAATGCCGGTTGCACCAATTTACTACTACACTAGTCTGTACGTTTCAAAAGACCATGTGAAAAACATGAAACCGGATAAATTGGGCAACATTTATTTGAAATATGTTGATATTGAAAATTAA
- a CDS encoding ABC transporter permease, translating to MTKQHETTNNLTPEMFTVVGPRLEESDKMTKKSVSFWKEVFLRFKQNKLAVSGVIILFIIALFAALVPELSQYSYRDQLGIYNQAPSKDHWFGTDDLGRDVFVRVWYGARISLFIGITAAIIDLIIGVLWGSISGLIGGRVDDIMMRFVDILSAIPYLLVVIILLVVMEQGLLPMIIALSITGWVNMARIVRGEVLSIKNREFVLASRTLGASTSHLIKRHIIPNALGAILVTMTLTIPTAIFTESFLSFLGLGVTQPVASWGTMASEGMGGLRVAPWRLFFPAFFISLTIFAFNAIGDGLRDALDPKLRK from the coding sequence ATGACAAAACAGCATGAAACGACCAACAATTTAACTCCGGAAATGTTTACAGTAGTCGGACCGCGGTTGGAAGAAAGCGATAAAATGACAAAGAAGTCTGTATCTTTCTGGAAAGAGGTATTCCTCCGCTTTAAACAAAACAAATTGGCGGTTTCAGGGGTCATCATTCTATTCATCATCGCATTGTTTGCGGCATTGGTCCCTGAACTTTCTCAATACAGTTATCGCGATCAATTAGGCATTTATAATCAGGCGCCTTCAAAAGACCATTGGTTTGGCACCGATGATTTAGGGCGGGATGTTTTTGTCCGTGTATGGTATGGAGCCCGCATTTCATTATTCATCGGGATTACGGCTGCCATCATCGATTTAATCATCGGTGTTTTATGGGGAAGCATTTCAGGCCTGATTGGCGGACGTGTGGATGATATTATGATGCGTTTTGTGGATATTTTATCCGCCATTCCTTACCTTTTGGTTGTCATCATTTTACTTGTTGTGATGGAACAAGGTCTCCTTCCGATGATTATCGCCTTATCGATTACAGGTTGGGTCAATATGGCGCGAATTGTCCGCGGTGAAGTGTTGTCCATAAAAAACCGCGAATTCGTTCTGGCTTCAAGAACCCTTGGCGCAAGCACCAGCCATTTAATCAAGCGCCACATCATACCGAACGCGTTAGGTGCGATTCTTGTAACAATGACATTGACAATTCCGACAGCCATCTTCACTGAATCCTTTTTAAGCTTTTTAGGTTTGGGCGTAACACAACCGGTGGCGAGCTGGGGAACAATGGCATCTGAAGGGATGGGCGGTTTAAGGGTGGCCCCTTGGCGTTTATTCTTCCCTGCCTTCTTCATTTCCTTGACCATTTTTGCTTTCAATGCCATTGGTGATGGTTTGCGCGATGCACTTGATCCGAAATTACGCAAGTAG
- a CDS encoding VWA domain-containing protein encodes MLFIIDASGSMAQTINGKAKMASAKDSILAFVEKLPQNAKVGIRVYGHKGSGSDSDKKLSCSSSELMYSISNYNPEQFKAALNQFSPSGWTPIGLALREAKKDLAAFDGENNTNIVYLVSDGIETCEDEPIEAAKELYNFNITPIINVIGFDVDNEGQQQLKQLASEVNGIYGTVTSESELQKELEKLNNLAEQWGKWLKQGKQQYERNYIKNNLEIFVYITKEESKGVQEREKIYFILTKLHEEKVFNNETYEYLINKNSKYHKWIDNEIKNFNKELKAINEQNYKEALEQLEEKYVTNTQISR; translated from the coding sequence GTGTTATTTATCATTGACGCATCGGGAAGTATGGCACAAACCATCAATGGGAAAGCAAAAATGGCTTCAGCCAAAGACTCTATTTTAGCTTTTGTAGAAAAACTGCCGCAAAATGCGAAAGTTGGCATTCGAGTTTATGGCCATAAAGGAAGTGGCTCTGATTCGGATAAGAAATTATCCTGCAGCAGCAGTGAACTGATGTATTCCATTTCCAATTATAATCCTGAACAGTTCAAAGCAGCGCTTAATCAATTTTCTCCAAGCGGCTGGACGCCAATCGGACTGGCATTGCGTGAAGCCAAAAAGGATTTGGCTGCCTTTGACGGTGAAAACAATACCAATATTGTGTACTTGGTCAGTGATGGAATCGAAACATGTGAAGACGAGCCGATAGAAGCGGCCAAAGAGTTATACAACTTCAATATTACCCCTATTATAAATGTGATTGGATTTGATGTGGATAATGAAGGGCAACAACAGTTGAAACAATTGGCTTCCGAAGTGAATGGAATCTATGGCACAGTAACAAGTGAAAGTGAATTGCAAAAGGAACTGGAAAAACTGAATAATTTGGCAGAACAATGGGGGAAATGGTTGAAGCAGGGAAAACAACAATATGAAAGAAATTATATTAAAAATAACTTGGAAATTTTTGTTTATATAACGAAGGAAGAAAGTAAAGGAGTACAAGAGAGAGAAAAAATATATTTCATTTTAACAAAATTGCACGAAGAAAAAGTATTTAATAATGAAACCTACGAATATTTAATAAATAAAAATAGTAAATATCATAAATGGATTGATAATGAGATTAAAAATTTCAATAAAGAATTAAAGGCAATCAATGAACAAAATTATAAAGAAGCCCTTGAACAGTTAGAAGAAAAATATGTCACCAATACCCAAATAAGTAGATAG
- the brnQ gene encoding branched-chain amino acid transport system II carrier protein — MKKSSSFTTYAIIGTMLFGMFFGAGNLIFPIQMGQLAGTNFWPALIGFLITAIGLPFLGIVAFGLSGSNSLLELAGRVHPIFGVAFAIALYLTIGPFFAIPRTATVPFVVGFEPYINPEYSTLFLGIFSFVFFAIVYYFSLNPAKIVDYIGKYLTPAFLLFLFILIVIAIIKPMGTFQNPAGDYGDLAFITGFKEGYNTMDLLASLAFGIVVINAIKGRGITDKKEIAVSTLKAGVFAMALMALIYGLITYMGASSVSAIGTFENGGQIFAAVAQHYFGNYGAILLAIIIVLACLKTSIGLITSCSEFFNQVFPKVNYKWFVLILCLVSFTIANFGLNNIIQFAIPVLMLLYPLAIVLILLTLFSHLYGNKRSVYASAMVFTFCVSFFDGYSTLVSSLPGASLSLFDSIKSFYSNYLPLYDIGLGWMLPAIVGVIIGLVWPKKTA; from the coding sequence ATGAAAAAGTCAAGTTCATTTACTACCTATGCCATCATTGGTACCATGCTGTTCGGCATGTTTTTTGGTGCGGGGAATTTAATTTTCCCAATCCAAATGGGACAACTTGCCGGTACGAACTTTTGGCCGGCTTTGATCGGATTTCTCATTACCGCCATCGGACTGCCTTTCTTGGGAATTGTCGCATTCGGTTTGTCCGGAAGCAACAGTTTGCTTGAACTGGCCGGACGGGTTCACCCAATATTCGGCGTTGCATTTGCCATCGCCCTCTACTTGACGATCGGGCCGTTTTTTGCAATTCCACGGACGGCCACAGTGCCTTTTGTGGTTGGTTTCGAACCGTACATCAATCCTGAATACAGCACATTATTTTTAGGTATTTTCAGTTTTGTGTTTTTTGCGATCGTTTATTATTTCTCTTTGAATCCCGCCAAAATCGTGGACTATATCGGGAAATATTTAACCCCTGCATTTTTATTGTTCCTTTTCATTTTAATTGTGATCGCCATAATCAAACCGATGGGGACATTCCAGAACCCTGCCGGAGATTATGGGGACCTTGCATTTATTACCGGTTTTAAAGAAGGGTATAACACAATGGATCTCCTTGCATCCTTGGCATTCGGAATTGTTGTCATCAATGCCATCAAGGGACGGGGGATTACCGATAAAAAGGAAATTGCCGTATCCACTTTGAAAGCCGGCGTTTTTGCCATGGCGCTAATGGCGCTCATCTATGGGCTCATCACTTATATGGGAGCATCCAGCGTATCCGCCATTGGTACCTTCGAAAATGGAGGTCAAATTTTTGCAGCCGTCGCCCAGCATTATTTTGGCAACTATGGGGCCATCCTGCTTGCCATCATCATTGTGCTAGCTTGTTTAAAAACAAGTATCGGGCTCATTACATCTTGCAGTGAGTTTTTCAATCAAGTGTTCCCGAAAGTCAATTACAAATGGTTCGTATTGATTCTGTGCCTTGTTTCATTCACCATCGCCAACTTTGGATTGAACAACATCATTCAATTCGCCATCCCTGTATTAATGTTGCTTTATCCGTTGGCAATCGTGCTCATACTATTGACTTTATTTTCCCATTTATATGGAAATAAGCGGAGCGTTTATGCTTCCGCGATGGTCTTCACATTCTGCGTCAGTTTCTTTGACGGATACAGCACATTGGTTTCGAGTTTGCCAGGTGCAAGCTTGTCCTTATTCGATTCGATCAAATCTTTCTACTCCAATTATTTGCCGCTTTACGACATCGGCCTTGGCTGGATGTTGCCGGCAATCGTCGGGGTCATCATCGGCCTGGTTTGGCCCAAAAAAACCGCATAA
- a CDS encoding GHKL domain-containing protein, with amino-acid sequence MKILFITIELFLIFWAIMYTAQIKLNFKSIFGFILFIFGPTSLAFLWMGQWQGIVYFIISSFVYLYVLSRDYIVLIHLCFFIIFGILVDNLTQYVLLSFTFDFLPGVLEHYCLFILIYILCILIYRYFYNEVIAYVPEMKSAYIFILFVLIVTMATFYINIYLTEYLSKDTILVFNLSIQIIYFAIMLFILSLTIFNIKKQHYINKIEFENAQFENYMKSLEVINNDMQKFRHDYLNILVTMQGYIEVNDFEGLKKYFKKHIFSTEENTLKRNQLLASLSKLKITGIKGLILSKVMQAENENISVNIEISDEIEDIHMNMIDLARILGIFLDNAIEATADSKSEKSIDIAFYKTNSDSVMIIIENTFNGDLVNVEEIYKEGFSTKGQNRGKGLSNVKCILNHYPNAHLNTSIHENSFTQVLEIKNHGYDCPERKSTSE; translated from the coding sequence ATGAAAATCTTGTTTATAACGATTGAGCTTTTCTTGATTTTTTGGGCAATCATGTACACAGCGCAAATCAAATTAAACTTTAAATCGATTTTCGGTTTCATTTTATTCATTTTTGGACCTACCAGCCTCGCTTTTTTATGGATGGGACAATGGCAAGGGATTGTTTATTTCATTATCAGTTCCTTCGTTTATCTTTATGTGCTTTCGAGGGATTATATAGTGCTGATACACCTTTGCTTTTTCATCATTTTCGGCATTCTGGTGGACAATCTCACCCAATATGTTTTGCTTTCTTTTACCTTTGATTTCTTGCCGGGAGTTCTGGAACATTATTGCCTTTTCATTTTGATATATATTTTATGTATTCTGATTTACCGATATTTTTACAATGAGGTCATTGCATATGTCCCGGAAATGAAAAGCGCTTACATATTCATTCTTTTTGTGCTGATCGTAACGATGGCCACCTTTTATATAAATATTTATTTGACGGAATATTTATCAAAGGATACCATTTTGGTTTTTAATCTCAGTATTCAAATTATTTACTTTGCCATCATGCTGTTTATACTTTCTTTGACGATTTTCAACATCAAAAAGCAACATTACATTAATAAAATTGAATTTGAAAATGCCCAGTTTGAGAACTATATGAAGTCGTTGGAAGTAATCAATAATGATATGCAAAAATTCCGTCATGATTACCTCAATATACTCGTTACAATGCAAGGTTACATAGAAGTCAATGATTTTGAAGGATTGAAAAAATATTTTAAAAAGCATATATTTTCGACCGAGGAGAACACGTTAAAGAGGAATCAGCTGTTGGCTTCTTTATCAAAGTTGAAAATAACCGGTATTAAAGGGCTCATTTTATCAAAAGTGATGCAGGCCGAAAATGAAAACATCTCAGTCAATATCGAAATATCGGATGAAATTGAAGATATTCATATGAATATGATTGATTTGGCGCGAATTCTGGGAATCTTTTTGGATAACGCCATTGAAGCGACTGCGGATTCCAAGTCGGAAAAAAGTATTGATATCGCTTTTTATAAAACAAACAGCGATTCCGTGATGATCATTATTGAAAATACTTTCAATGGAGATTTGGTGAATGTGGAGGAAATCTATAAAGAAGGCTTCTCCACAAAAGGGCAAAACCGCGGAAAAGGGTTAAGCAATGTAAAATGTATTTTGAATCATTATCCCAATGCCCATTTAAACACTTCCATTCATGAGAATTCCTTTACTCAAGTTCTGGAAATTAAAAATCATGGATATGATTGCCCAGAGAGGAAATCAACCAGTGAGTGA
- a CDS encoding ABC transporter ATP-binding protein: MKKPLLEVKNLKINFKTYAGLVQAVRGVDFTLYEGETLAIVGESGSGKSVTSNAIMKLIPQPPGIYADGHILFEGKDLIPLSDKEMSKIRGNEIAMIFQDPMTALNPTIRVGKQIMEVILKHKKVSKHEAQERAIELLRQVGIPMPEKRFNQFPHEFSGGMRQRVVIAIALAADPKLLIADEPTTALDVTIQAQILELLKELQKKRKTSIIFITHDLGVVANVADRVAVMYAGQIVEYGTVNDIFYNPKHPYTWGLLGSMPDLNNKSDEKLYAIPGSPPDLTNPPIGDAFAPRNKYALAIDFEKEPPMFKVSDTHYAKTWLLHEYAPKIDVPEPIVRRMERYKKEAELGE; the protein is encoded by the coding sequence ATGAAAAAACCATTGTTGGAAGTAAAGAATTTAAAAATAAACTTCAAAACATACGCAGGACTTGTACAAGCAGTAAGGGGCGTTGATTTTACATTATACGAAGGCGAAACATTGGCGATTGTGGGCGAATCCGGTTCGGGAAAAAGTGTGACCAGTAACGCCATTATGAAATTGATTCCGCAGCCGCCGGGAATATATGCGGATGGTCATATCTTATTCGAAGGAAAAGATTTGATCCCTCTTTCAGATAAAGAAATGTCCAAAATCCGCGGAAATGAGATCGCGATGATTTTCCAGGACCCAATGACCGCTTTAAACCCTACAATCCGTGTTGGAAAACAAATAATGGAAGTGATATTAAAACATAAAAAGGTTTCAAAACATGAGGCGCAAGAAAGAGCGATTGAGCTCCTTCGCCAAGTCGGTATTCCAATGCCGGAAAAACGCTTCAACCAATTTCCCCATGAATTCAGTGGCGGAATGCGCCAGCGCGTCGTCATCGCCATTGCGCTTGCGGCTGATCCGAAACTATTGATTGCCGATGAACCGACAACAGCCCTTGACGTGACCATCCAGGCGCAAATATTGGAATTGTTGAAGGAACTTCAAAAGAAACGGAAAACATCCATTATTTTTATCACCCATGATTTGGGGGTTGTTGCAAATGTCGCCGATCGTGTGGCGGTCATGTACGCAGGGCAAATTGTGGAATACGGAACGGTCAACGATATTTTCTACAACCCCAAACATCCGTACACATGGGGACTGCTTGGCTCAATGCCTGATTTAAATAACAAAAGTGATGAAAAATTATATGCGATTCCAGGTTCTCCGCCGGATTTGACAAATCCGCCGATAGGAGATGCCTTTGCACCCCGGAACAAATATGCATTGGCCATCGATTTTGAAAAAGAACCGCCAATGTTTAAAGTATCCGATACACATTATGCAAAAACATGGTTATTGCATGAATATGCTCCGAAAATCGATGTTCCTGAACCAATCGTGAGAAGAATGGAAAGATATAAGAAGGAGGCTGAATTAGGTGAATAG
- a CDS encoding cyclic lactone autoinducer peptide, with protein sequence MKWMSVKNVLAKIAAFVVVFGGIATTNGCTTLFHEKKVPNELLQNNLFASKK encoded by the coding sequence ATGAAATGGATGAGTGTTAAAAATGTATTGGCAAAAATTGCTGCATTTGTAGTGGTATTCGGAGGAATAGCGACTACAAATGGATGTACGACATTATTCCATGAGAAAAAAGTGCCAAATGAGTTATTACAAAATAATCTGTTTGCTTCAAAAAAATAA